One region of Halomicrobium sp. LC1Hm genomic DNA includes:
- a CDS encoding helix-turn-helix domain-containing protein → MNNTDPEQRWHEGRTTFQRVYDIVLGTQSFQTAPEIADRAKCSETGAREALEQLVEMGIAEQDEGRPARYRRNDAYLTWKRIESLAKEHRPEVLRERVEALLEQDATFQEQYGVPDPDAVTDEDLPTDSHDELHEHWADLSEWRTVRRDIRVLRRAVQRSETRSEDGAHV, encoded by the coding sequence ATGAACAACACGGATCCCGAACAGCGATGGCACGAAGGGCGGACGACCTTCCAGCGTGTCTACGACATCGTACTCGGTACACAGTCGTTTCAGACCGCGCCAGAGATTGCTGATCGAGCAAAATGTTCTGAGACGGGCGCTCGAGAAGCGCTCGAACAACTCGTCGAGATGGGGATCGCCGAACAAGACGAGGGCCGTCCCGCTCGGTATCGACGAAACGACGCCTATCTCACCTGGAAGCGTATCGAATCGCTCGCAAAAGAGCACCGGCCGGAAGTCCTTCGAGAGCGTGTCGAGGCGTTGCTCGAACAGGACGCGACGTTTCAGGAACAGTACGGCGTCCCGGATCCTGATGCCGTCACTGACGAAGACCTCCCAACCGATTCCCACGACGAACTCCACGAGCACTGGGCGGACCTCAGTGAGTGGCGGACCGTGCGGCGAGATATTCGCGTCCTTCGCCGTGCAGTTCAGCGGTCGGAGACACGATCCGAGGATGGAGCGCACGTGTGA